One region of Streptomyces sp. CG4 genomic DNA includes:
- a CDS encoding ABC transporter permease, with the protein MSGRCIRLTSRALDAIITSVMMPVMLMLVFVYLFGGAIKNSTGGDYVNYVIPGVLMLCAGWGSAATAVNVNLDMNGGIVDRLRSMDVGGTAVLCGHVVASVARNVVSTLIVFGVALLIGFRADADVVRWIAAAGVLLMYMLAASWLAAVFGLLVKTAEAAGGFSFLMMFVPYVSSAFVPVSTLPSWLRGVAKHQPVTPIIECLRRLLNDQPLGDNAWLAVAWCAGILLVSVVLADRTFRRRVA; encoded by the coding sequence ATGAGCGGCCGGTGCATCCGCCTGACCTCGCGCGCACTTGACGCGATCATCACGTCCGTGATGATGCCGGTCATGCTGATGCTGGTCTTCGTCTACCTCTTCGGCGGTGCGATCAAGAACAGCACCGGTGGTGACTACGTCAACTACGTCATTCCCGGGGTGCTCATGCTCTGCGCCGGCTGGGGTAGCGCGGCTACGGCCGTGAACGTCAACCTCGACATGAACGGGGGTATCGTCGACCGACTGCGGTCGATGGACGTCGGCGGCACGGCCGTACTCTGTGGCCACGTGGTGGCCAGCGTCGCGCGCAATGTCGTCTCGACCCTGATCGTGTTCGGCGTCGCCCTGCTCATTGGGTTCCGCGCCGACGCCGACGTGGTGCGCTGGATCGCGGCAGCGGGCGTGCTGCTGATGTACATGCTGGCGGCCTCCTGGCTCGCCGCCGTCTTCGGACTCCTGGTCAAGACGGCCGAGGCGGCCGGCGGATTCTCCTTCCTCATGATGTTCGTTCCGTACGTGAGCAGTGCCTTCGTCCCCGTCTCCACCTTGCCGTCGTGGTTGCGTGGCGTGGCGAAGCACCAGCCGGTCACTCCGATCATCGAGTGCCTGCGCCGACTGCTGAACGACCAGCCGCTGGGCGACAACGCCTGGCTGGCCGTAGCCTGGTGCGCCGGCATCCTGCTGGTGTCGGTGGTACTCGCCGACCGAACCTTCCGGAGGCGGGTCGCGTAA
- a CDS encoding macrolide family glycosyltransferase, translating into MSLHLLFMSMPQPGHVFPNLAVIEELVREGHRVSFATGASLTDAVGAAGATALPYDSVYDRPVRLKLESEQSDMALIVHDDGLAMLAAAESALTDDRPDAVLYDTMTAQVGRVLAEKWGLPSIQLNPMFASNEKFNMMRALFTQEESDAAVDNVESVAAAMPPEMQQWFAKTTAMLVDNGIETPLGEWLARVPDFGVVYLPQAFQYAGELFDERFAFVGPCLSDRGFLGAWQVPDSGLPVVLVSLGTIVNDHPEFFKSVVQAFTGAPFHVVITVGKGVDLAALGPLPANVEAHAFVPHLTVLEYAQVCVTHGGMGGVMEAMAKAVPLVVVPQSYASASIFHRVEELGLGRVLDAADFTSASLRKTVEEVAGDERIRANVRDMQRHIQEAGGARRAAREIENHLRRVRG; encoded by the coding sequence ATGAGTCTGCACCTCCTGTTCATGAGCATGCCTCAGCCCGGCCACGTCTTCCCCAACCTCGCGGTCATCGAAGAACTGGTGCGTGAGGGGCACCGCGTGAGCTTCGCGACAGGAGCGAGCCTGACGGACGCCGTGGGCGCGGCCGGCGCCACAGCCCTGCCCTACGACTCCGTCTACGACCGGCCGGTGCGGCTCAAGCTGGAGTCGGAGCAGTCGGACATGGCGCTGATTGTCCACGACGACGGTCTGGCCATGCTGGCTGCAGCCGAGTCGGCGCTCACGGACGACCGGCCCGACGCGGTCCTCTACGACACCATGACGGCGCAGGTCGGCCGGGTCCTCGCGGAAAAGTGGGGACTCCCGTCCATCCAGTTGAACCCCATGTTCGCGTCGAACGAGAAGTTCAACATGATGCGGGCACTCTTCACGCAGGAGGAGTCGGACGCCGCGGTCGACAACGTTGAGAGCGTTGCAGCTGCCATGCCGCCCGAAATGCAGCAATGGTTTGCGAAGACGACCGCCATGCTCGTGGACAACGGCATCGAAACCCCGCTCGGTGAATGGCTCGCACGTGTGCCCGATTTCGGTGTCGTCTACCTGCCGCAGGCATTTCAGTACGCGGGGGAGCTCTTCGATGAGCGATTCGCCTTCGTGGGCCCCTGCCTGAGCGACCGCGGCTTCCTCGGTGCCTGGCAGGTGCCGGACAGCGGACTGCCGGTGGTGCTGGTCTCCCTGGGCACCATCGTCAACGACCACCCCGAGTTCTTCAAGTCTGTCGTGCAGGCGTTCACCGGCGCCCCGTTCCATGTGGTCATAACCGTCGGCAAGGGTGTCGACCTGGCGGCTCTCGGCCCGCTGCCCGCGAATGTTGAGGCTCACGCGTTCGTCCCGCACCTCACCGTCCTCGAGTACGCCCAGGTGTGTGTCACCCACGGCGGTATGGGTGGTGTCATGGAGGCCATGGCCAAGGCGGTCCCGTTGGTGGTGGTCCCGCAGTCCTACGCGTCGGCCTCCATCTTCCACCGGGTCGAGGAACTCGGCCTCGGCCGTGTCCTGGACGCGGCCGACTTCACCTCCGCATCCCTGCGCAAGACGGTGGAGGAGGTTGCCGGGGACGAGCGGATCCGCGCCAACGTGCGGGACATGCAGCGTCACATCCAGGAGGCGGGCGGCGCGCGCCGCGCTGCACGGGAGATCGAGAACCACCTCCGCCGCGTCCGGGGCTGA
- a CDS encoding dTDP-4-dehydrorhamnose 3,5-epimerase family protein: MQARELAVAGAFVFTPDVHTDERGLFVAPFQEPSFLQTVGEPFSVAQINYSRSSRGVIRGLHFTRTPPGQSKYVYCASGRALDVMVDVRVGSPTFGKWDAVELDAESFRAVYFPVGVAHSFAALEDDTVLAYMVSSSYVAEQELAINPLDPELGLPWPGFEPILSPRDRAAASLAEVAAQSLLPRYEDCVRQEGA, from the coding sequence ATGCAGGCGCGTGAACTGGCGGTCGCCGGCGCCTTCGTCTTCACTCCCGACGTTCACACAGATGAGCGGGGTCTCTTCGTCGCCCCGTTCCAGGAGCCCTCCTTCCTCCAGACGGTCGGAGAGCCGTTCTCCGTAGCCCAGATCAACTACAGCCGGTCGTCCAGGGGTGTCATCCGGGGACTGCACTTCACCCGGACGCCCCCCGGGCAGAGCAAGTATGTCTACTGCGCGTCCGGCCGGGCCCTGGACGTCATGGTCGACGTACGGGTCGGCTCGCCGACCTTCGGCAAGTGGGACGCCGTCGAACTCGACGCCGAGTCCTTTCGCGCCGTCTACTTCCCAGTGGGCGTCGCGCACAGCTTCGCTGCGCTGGAGGACGACACGGTCCTCGCGTACATGGTCAGCAGCAGCTACGTGGCCGAACAGGAGCTGGCCATCAATCCGCTGGATCCTGAACTGGGGCTTCCCTGGCCCGGGTTCGAGCCCATTCTGTCGCCGCGTGACCGTGCGGCGGCGAGCCTGGCGGAGGTCGCCGCACAGAGCCTGCTGCCGCGCTACGAGGACTGCGTCCGGCAAGAGGGGGCGTAG
- a CDS encoding macrolide family glycosyltransferase — MSMPIAGHLFPNLAVVEELIRRGHRVSFVTGESHADAVRRTGADVITYSSSFDDVKKLNLTQDRDGVNTPLTVLKDGIVMLEEAKVRLADDRPDLVLYDMLAFHVGRVLSHAWGVPAVQLNPMFASNEHFSLHKAMHDAPPSADGGQEEQKPEALAAGMGEWFAALAGLLASHGVDTPPQEFLTATEELTLVYLPREFQYEGDTFDETFAFVGPCVNSRSFMDTWEPPTDGFPVVLVSLGGIFNELPDFFHTIVSTFTDRPWHAVITVGDGIDPAELGPLPANIEVHRWVSHSAVLAHARLLVSHGGTGSVTESLSLGVPLVAIPQSSDTRPTARRVEELGLGRRLNHTELSAELLLKTVEDVASDEAIRGNVDRMKERMRAAGGTTSAVDALEAHLRRVVTERGGEASHAGA, encoded by the coding sequence ATGAGCATGCCCATCGCGGGGCATCTCTTCCCCAACTTGGCCGTGGTCGAGGAACTGATCCGCCGCGGGCACCGGGTCAGCTTCGTGACCGGGGAGAGTCATGCCGACGCCGTCCGGCGTACCGGCGCCGACGTCATCACCTACAGCTCGTCCTTCGACGACGTCAAGAAGCTGAACCTGACCCAGGACCGGGACGGGGTCAACACGCCCCTGACCGTGCTCAAGGACGGCATCGTGATGCTGGAGGAGGCCAAGGTCCGGCTGGCCGACGACCGGCCGGACCTCGTCCTCTACGACATGCTCGCGTTCCACGTCGGCCGCGTACTCTCCCACGCCTGGGGCGTGCCGGCCGTCCAGCTCAATCCCATGTTCGCCAGCAATGAGCACTTCTCGCTGCACAAGGCCATGCATGACGCACCGCCGTCGGCCGACGGCGGGCAGGAGGAGCAGAAGCCGGAGGCCCTGGCGGCCGGGATGGGGGAGTGGTTCGCGGCGCTCGCGGGGCTGCTCGCCTCGCACGGCGTGGACACCCCGCCCCAGGAGTTCCTCACCGCCACCGAGGAACTGACCCTGGTGTACCTCCCGCGGGAGTTCCAGTACGAGGGCGACACCTTCGACGAGACGTTTGCCTTCGTCGGCCCCTGCGTCAACAGCCGCTCCTTCATGGACACGTGGGAACCGCCGACCGACGGCTTCCCCGTGGTGCTGGTCTCGCTCGGTGGCATCTTCAACGAGCTGCCCGACTTCTTCCACACCATCGTCAGCACGTTCACGGACAGGCCATGGCACGCCGTGATCACCGTGGGCGACGGCATCGACCCGGCCGAACTCGGCCCGCTGCCGGCCAACATCGAGGTGCACCGCTGGGTGTCGCACAGCGCGGTGCTCGCGCACGCCCGGCTCCTGGTCAGCCACGGCGGCACCGGTAGTGTCACCGAGTCGCTGAGCCTCGGCGTCCCCCTGGTGGCGATCCCTCAGTCCTCCGACACCCGTCCCACTGCCCGGAGGGTCGAGGAGCTGGGCCTGGGCCGTCGCCTCAACCACACCGAGCTGAGCGCGGAACTGCTGCTCAAGACGGTCGAGGACGTCGCGTCGGATGAGGCGATCCGCGGAAACGTCGACCGGATGAAGGAGCGGATGCGGGCCGCCGGCGGCACCACGAGTGCCGTCGACGCACTCGAGGCGCACCTGCGGCGCGTCGTCACCGAGCGAGGCGGGGAGGCGTCGCATGCAGGCGCGTGA
- a CDS encoding TetR/AcrR family transcriptional regulator — protein MGLPTSIEVAWGLREPVTKGPKRVLSLERIVGTAVKIAEESGLGAVSMNRIARELNSSTMSLYRYVSAKDELLPLMVDQAFGPPVAPDEECVGWRAGLEHWSWSYLAVLRRHSWVVHVPIGGPPSTPNQVAWVEQGLSFLEDVNLEEAEKLSTILLLAGIVRNDAMLAVTYEAFAKPDASGREVMMEYRRLIEKLADKERFPAINKVIQAGVFDSADDQDTEFIFALRRVLDGVDALIYRRTQS, from the coding sequence ATGGGCCTGCCGACGAGTATTGAAGTGGCCTGGGGGCTGCGGGAACCAGTCACCAAGGGGCCCAAACGCGTACTGAGTCTCGAACGGATCGTCGGGACCGCGGTGAAAATCGCCGAGGAGTCGGGTCTCGGTGCTGTTTCGATGAACCGCATTGCCAGAGAACTGAATTCCTCGACCATGTCGCTCTACCGATATGTGTCGGCGAAGGACGAGCTGCTTCCGCTCATGGTGGACCAGGCATTCGGGCCCCCGGTCGCGCCGGACGAGGAGTGTGTCGGCTGGCGGGCCGGTCTGGAGCACTGGAGCTGGTCGTACCTGGCGGTGCTCCGCCGCCATTCCTGGGTGGTCCACGTACCCATCGGCGGCCCCCCCTCCACACCCAACCAGGTCGCATGGGTTGAGCAAGGGCTTTCCTTCCTCGAAGACGTGAACCTGGAGGAGGCGGAAAAACTGTCGACGATTCTGCTGCTGGCGGGAATCGTCCGAAACGACGCCATGCTCGCCGTTACGTACGAAGCCTTCGCAAAGCCGGATGCCTCGGGCCGCGAGGTCATGATGGAATACCGCCGGCTGATCGAGAAGCTCGCCGACAAGGAGCGTTTCCCGGCGATCAACAAGGTCATCCAGGCAGGCGTGTTCGACAGTGCGGATGATCAGGACACCGAATTCATCTTCGCGCTCCGTCGGGTTCTCGACGGCGTGGACGCACTTATTTACCGGCGTACCCAGTCCTAA